A part of Sporanaerobacter acetigenes DSM 13106 genomic DNA contains:
- a CDS encoding metallophosphoesterase, with protein MNIRKISLILIISLIAICIVSCNTRDANSKETSVCKCNECISFFVATDIHYLAPELTDKGEAFQKFMRYGDGKQLNYIDEIVEAFIYDIKVKKPDILIISGDLTNNGEKESHIELAKKLKRIEKAGTSVYVIPGNHDLKNPWARSFKGNENFKVDTITKRDFVKIYGDFGYDEAISRDKGSLSYLASPTKHLWILMLDTTKYKDNMILGFPETCGYLSEETFEWIEECSNMAKKENAKLIAVMHHSLLDHCQIITKGFTLENNSTAVEVFQNCDIDLVLTGHIHIQDISTYEKDEKSIYDIATSALCVYPQQYGVLNYSLKNGYDYNTCRVDIENWANKKGIQDENLLNFKSYSKEAFMEQSYHNFYDKLLQMGKYTDEEMQKISKTLAMLNLNYYSGVKNTNVDEIKNTEGYKLLKKASPSLLKDYGIHMLCEKKTDNNKLHIPNHQK; from the coding sequence ATGAATATTAGAAAAATATCGCTAATCCTCATCATCTCTTTGATTGCAATATGTATTGTTAGTTGTAACACAAGGGATGCCAATTCAAAAGAGACATCTGTATGTAAATGTAATGAATGTATATCCTTTTTTGTAGCAACAGATATTCATTATTTAGCTCCTGAATTAACTGATAAAGGAGAAGCTTTTCAAAAATTCATGAGATATGGGGATGGAAAGCAATTAAATTATATTGATGAAATAGTAGAAGCCTTTATATATGATATAAAGGTAAAGAAACCAGATATTCTAATCATAAGTGGCGACTTGACAAATAACGGTGAAAAAGAAAGTCATATAGAACTTGCAAAAAAACTTAAAAGGATTGAAAAGGCTGGTACTTCTGTATATGTGATCCCAGGAAATCACGATTTAAAAAACCCTTGGGCCAGAAGTTTTAAAGGCAATGAAAATTTTAAAGTAGATACCATAACTAAAAGAGATTTTGTCAAAATATATGGAGACTTTGGCTATGATGAAGCTATTTCAAGAGATAAAGGCTCTTTAAGCTATCTTGCCTCTCCTACAAAACATCTATGGATATTGATGTTAGACACTACTAAATATAAAGATAATATGATATTAGGTTTCCCTGAAACATGTGGATATTTAAGTGAAGAAACCTTTGAATGGATAGAAGAATGCAGCAATATGGCAAAAAAAGAAAACGCAAAACTCATAGCTGTGATGCATCATAGCCTGTTAGACCATTGCCAAATCATAACCAAAGGATTTACATTGGAAAATAACTCAACGGCAGTAGAAGTATTTCAAAATTGTGATATAGATTTAGTCTTGACAGGACATATACATATACAAGACATTTCCACTTATGAAAAAGATGAAAAAAGTATTTACGACATTGCTACAAGTGCCTTATGTGTATATCCTCAACAATATGGAGTTCTTAATTATTCTCTAAAAAATGGATATGACTACAATACATGTAGAGTAGATATAGAAAACTGGGCAAATAAAAAAGGTATACAAGATGAAAATCTCTTAAATTTTAAAAGCTACTCTAAAGAAGCTTTTATGGAACAGTCCTATCACAATTTTTATGATAAATTGTTGCAGATGGGAAAATATACCGATGAAGAAATGCAAAAAATATCCAAAACCCTTGCTATGCTCAATTTAAATTATTATAGTGGTGTAAAAAACACAAATGTTGATGAAATTAAAAATACAGAAGGATATAAATTGCTAAAAAAAGCGTCTCCAAGCCTGTTGAAAGATTATGGCATACACATGTTATGTGAAAAGAAAACAGATAACAATAAACTCCACATTCCAAATCATCAAAAATAA
- a CDS encoding exodeoxyribonuclease III → MKLISWNVNGIRACVKKGFLDYFEEVDADIFCIQETKLQEGQIELDLKGYYDYWNYAEKKGYSGTAVFTKDRPLSVKYGVGIEEHDKEGRVITLEYEDFYLVNVYTPNSQRELARLEYRMDWEDMFRNYLLELDSKKPVIICGDLNVAHKEIDLKNPSSNRKNAGFTDEERGKMTELLDSGFIDTFRYFYPDKEDAYTWWSYITKARERNAGWRIDYFLASKELKDRFIGADIHSDIMGSDHCPVVLEIK, encoded by the coding sequence ATGAAACTTATTTCTTGGAATGTAAATGGAATAAGAGCTTGCGTGAAAAAAGGATTTTTAGACTACTTTGAAGAAGTAGATGCAGATATTTTTTGTATTCAAGAGACGAAATTGCAAGAGGGTCAGATAGAGCTAGATTTAAAAGGATACTATGACTATTGGAACTATGCAGAGAAAAAAGGCTATTCGGGTACAGCCGTATTCACAAAGGACAGGCCTTTATCTGTTAAATATGGAGTAGGTATTGAAGAACATGACAAAGAAGGAAGAGTTATAACATTGGAATATGAAGATTTTTATCTAGTCAATGTATATACACCAAATAGTCAGAGAGAACTGGCAAGACTTGAATATAGAATGGATTGGGAAGATATGTTTAGAAATTATTTATTAGAATTAGATTCCAAAAAGCCTGTCATTATATGTGGGGATTTGAATGTAGCCCATAAGGAAATAGACTTAAAAAATCCAAGTTCAAATAGGAAAAATGCAGGTTTTACTGATGAAGAAAGAGGAAAAATGACGGAGCTTTTAGATTCTGGTTTTATAGATACATTTAGATACTTTTACCCTGACAAGGAAGATGCCTATACTTGGTGGTCATATATTACAAAAGCCAGAGAAAGAAATGCTGGTTGGAGAATTGATTATTTTCTTGCATCTAAAGAGCTTAAAGATAGATTCATAGGTGCAGATATTCATTCAGATATTATGGGTAGCGATCATTGCCCTGTAGTCCTTGAGATAAAATAA
- a CDS encoding phosphoribosylaminoimidazolesuccinocarboxamide synthase has translation MNIVYEGKTKDVYSLEDGNYLLKFKDDVTGENGVFDPGANTVGLTMEGAGKAGLRLTKHFFELLNEKGIPTHYIDANIEESTMTVKPAKVFGNGIEVICRYRAVGSFLRRYGMYTEEGQPLDAFVEVTLKDDLRQDPPITEDALDMLGILSKDEYKVLKNLTQKIGDIVKEELAKKGIELYDIKFEFGRIGQKDEIALIDEISGGNMRAYKNGKYIEPLKLEKLMLED, from the coding sequence ATGAACATTGTTTACGAAGGTAAGACAAAAGATGTATATTCTTTAGAAGACGGAAATTATTTACTTAAGTTTAAAGATGATGTGACAGGTGAAAATGGTGTATTTGATCCAGGGGCAAATACAGTTGGGCTTACTATGGAAGGAGCAGGTAAAGCTGGACTTAGACTTACAAAACATTTTTTTGAATTGCTAAATGAAAAAGGAATACCTACTCACTATATAGATGCAAATATCGAAGAATCAACTATGACAGTAAAACCAGCTAAAGTGTTTGGAAATGGCATTGAAGTAATATGCCGTTATAGAGCAGTGGGAAGTTTTTTACGCAGATATGGCATGTATACAGAAGAAGGTCAGCCTCTAGATGCTTTTGTTGAAGTGACTCTTAAAGATGATCTTCGTCAAGATCCTCCTATTACTGAAGATGCACTTGATATGCTGGGAATATTATCTAAAGATGAATACAAAGTATTAAAAAATTTAACACAGAAAATAGGAGATATTGTAAAGGAAGAGTTGGCTAAAAAAGGTATTGAATTATATGATATAAAATTTGAATTTGGTAGAATAGGTCAAAAGGATGAAATTGCTCTAATAGATGAAATATCAGGTGGGAATATGAGGGCATATAAAAACGGTAAGTATATAGAACCATTAAAATTAGAAAAACTTATGTTAGAAGACTAA